From a region of the Oryza sativa Japonica Group chromosome 6, ASM3414082v1 genome:
- the LOC4340825 gene encoding enhancer of mRNA-decapping protein 4 isoform X2 has product MASPSGNPNPTPNQPFELNRLFKQHPPASASASAAPNPNHHPAPAGIFPGAAAPAPHHGVVVPPPMTSGGGPYSYPPATPPFHRGPYLPPYPNDPHLAFAGNPNPPAAAAAPNPAGARLMQLLGNTAPTHLESAVSMPMPSEFSAAAAVAPPAPLPAMPSAPPARMPSSSSSKMPRGRLLGPGDRAVHDVDSRLPGEAQPPQLEVTPITKYTSDPGLVLGRQIAVNRTYIVYGLKLGNIRVLNINTALRSLLRGHTQRVTDMAFFAEDVHRLASASVDGRIYVWKIDEGPDEQNKPQITGKIEIAIQIVGDAETYHPRICWHSHKQEILFVGVANCVLKIDTTKVGRGMDFSREEPLKCPLDKLVDGVHLVGKHDADITDLSLSQWMTTRLASASKDGMVKIWDDRKSVPLSVLKPHDGQAVYSVSFLTAPEHPQHINLITAGPLNREVKIWASTNDEGWLLPSDSETWRCTQTLELVSSLEHRFEEAFFNQVAVLPQASLILLANAKKNAIYAVHVEYGPDPASTRLDYIADFTVAMPILSLTGTHESQLDTEQIVQVYCVQTMAIQQYGLELSLCLPPTADNPGFGRDPAISHVYERPPAEVTVVESSKETSLIDSSVVGPTKPASNNQALEANVPSQVQSTTPPSSIDLGYLEEGALRRGPSRGPSLGDRDIDPSSLDYSSKKRMDSDGASGQGSFGRKDSFGKEEPRGSQGDGTKTSDPRPMFKVGGNATHLITPSEIISGVLSSPETIATGSSQNVEVDAKHVDGRKSERSVELEAVKETQIVHEKRERPPKTAEQTVNTISERLVTTDKYSVEDSQSRSADGSVSTLLKHPSGAGDENTVSEAPEKTSDGYASRNLQLTLATKEEKVLHPQVSRQLSPSTSTYNSADSSHEPPSNVNPPIDNVPQVGIQETLQQLMAMHSDLQKQLSTIVSAPIAKEGKRIETSLGRNMEKSIKANIDAMWARFQEENAKHEKAERERMQHITTLITTAVNKDIPVMLEKSLKKEISSVGPAVARTTAPIIEKSLSSAVSDSLQKVLGDKVVNQLDKSLSTKLEATVARQIQTQFHTSAKQALQDALRSSFESTIIPAFEQSCKTMFEQVDGAFQKGMSEHGAAIRQQVATAHTPLAQTLRETIASASSINQGLASELLDGQRKLLALVSSGGSLSHNTSVLQPSNGPVASLPEVDAPLDPVKELSRLISERKFDEAFTMALQRSDVSIVSWLCSQVDLHELCRMNPIPLNQGVLLALFQQLACDIVNDTPRKLEWMTAVAVAISPTDPMIAVHVRPIFEQVYGVLNHQRSLPASSSSEATNIRLIMHVINSVLLTYK; this is encoded by the exons atggCGTCTCCCTCGGGGAACCCTAACCCCACCCCCAACCAGCCCTTCGAGCTCAACCGCCTCTTCAAGCAGCAtccccccgcctccgcctccgcctccgccgccccaaACCCTAACCACCACCCCGCCCCCGCCGGCATCTtccctggcgccgccgcccccgccccccaCCACGGCGTCGTCGTCCCGCCGCCGATGACGTCCGGTGGCGGGCCCTACTCGTACCCGCCGGCCACCCCGCCTTTCCACCGGGGGCCTTACCTCCCTCCCTACCCCAACGACCCCCACCTCGCCTTCGCCGGGAACCCTaacccccccgccgccgccgctgctcccaaCCCGGCGGGCGCCAGGCTCATGCAGCTGCTCGGGAACACGGCGCCCACGCACCTCGAGTCGGCGGTGTCCATGCCGATGCCGTCGGagttctccgccgccgcggctgtggcgccgcccgcgccgctgcccgcgatgccgtccgcgccgcccgcgaggatgccgagcagcagcagcagcaagatgCCGAGGGGGAGGCTCCTGGGGCCAGGGGACCGGGCCGTGCACGACGTGGACTCGCGGCTGCCAGGCGAGGCGCAGCCGCCTCAGCTGGAGGTGACGCCCATCACCAAGTACACGTCGGACCCGGGGCTGGTGCTCGGCAGGCAGATCGCCGTGAACCGGACCTACATCGTGTATGGCCTCAAGCTCGGCAACATCCGCGTGCTCAACATCAACACCGCGCTTCGCTCGCTCCTCCGCGGGCACACACAG AGGGTTACGGACATGGCTTTCTTTGCGGAAGATGTCCATCGGTTAGCAAG TGCAAGTGTAGATGGGCGGATCTATGTATGGAAGATTGACGAGGGACCTGATGAGCAGAATAAACCACAAATCACAGGAAAGATTGAAATTGCCATACAGATTGTAGGAGATGCTGAAACTTACCATCCAAGAATATGTTGGCACTCCCATAAGCAA GAGATTCTGTTTGTTGGAGTTGCTAACTGCGTCTTAAAAATAGACACAACAAAAGTAGGAAGAGGAATGGACTTCAGTAGAGAAGAACCTCTTAAATGCCCACTCGACAAGCTGGTCGATGGCGTTCACTTGGTTGGTAAACATGATGCAGATATTACAGATTTGTCCCTATCTCAATGGATGACTACTCGTCTTGCTTCCGCATCAAAAGATGGCATG GTAAAGATCTGGGATGATCGCAAATCTGTGCCTCTGTCTGTTCTGAAACCACATGATGGTCAAGCTGTTTACTCTGTTTCTTTCCTTACGGCACCTGAGCATCCCCAGCATATAAATCTCATCACAGCA GGCCCTCTCAATCGAGAAGTAAAAATTTGGGCTTCCACTAATGATGAAGGTTGGTTGTTGCCAAGTGACTCTGAGACATGGAGATGCACTCAAACACTGGAGCTCGTGAGTTCTCTGGAACATAGGTTTGAGGAAGCATTTTTCAACCAAGTAGCAGTGTTGCCACAAGCTAGCCTTATTTTGCTTGCAAATGCCAAAAAGAATGCTATTTATGCTGTGCATGTTGAATATGGCCCAGATCCTGCTTCTACTAGATTGGACTATATAGCGGATTTTACAGTTGCAATGCCTATTCTAAGTCTGACAGGAACACACGAAAGCCAACTGGATACTGAACAGATAGTTCAAGTGTATTGTGTCCAGACAATGGCTATCCAGCAGTATGGATTGGAATTATCTCTTTGTTTGCCTCCTACAGCTGATAATCCTGGGTTTGGTAGAGATCCAGCTATTTCTCATGTGTATGAGAGACCTCCAGCAGAAGTAACTGTGGTGGAGTCATCCAAGGAAACTAGTCTGATTGATTCCTCTGTTGTTGGTCCAACTAAACCAGCAAGCAATAATCAGGCCCTAG AAGCGAATGTCCCTTCGCAAGTTCAATCCACAACTCCTCCATCAAGCATTGACCTTGGATATTTAGAAGAAGGTGCCTTGAGAAGAGGTCCTTCAAGAGGTCCATCTCTTGGTGATCGTGATATAGACCCGTCATCTCTTGATTATTCAAGTAAGAAAAGGATGGATTCTGATGGTGCAAGTGGGCAAGGTTCATTTGGTAGGAAGGATAGTTTCGGAAAGGAAGAGCCAAGAGGCAGCCAGGGTGATGGTACAAAAACCTCAGATCCTCGTCCTATGTTTAAGGTGGGAGGAAATGCTACGCACTTGATAACTCCATCTGAAATTATTTCAGGTGTCCTTTCGTCTCCAGAAACAATTGCTACTGGCAGTTCTCAAAATGTAGAAGTGGATGCTAAACATGTGGATGGGAGAAAATCAGAGCGAAGTGTTGAACTTGAAGCTGTCAAGGAGACACAAATTGTTCATGAGAAAAGGGAGAGACCTCCCAAGACTGCTGAACAAACTGTAAACACAATCAGTGAACGCTTGGTAACAACTGACAAATACAGTGTGGAAGATTCACAATCTCGGAGTGCTGATGGATCAGTATCTACACTTTTGAAACATCCTTCTGGTGCTGGGGATGAAAACACTGTAAGTGAAGCTCCAGAGAAAACTAGTGATGGTTATGCTTCTAGGAACTTGCAGTTAACCTTGGCTACCAAGGAGGAGAAAGTTCTTCATCCTCAAGTTTCTAGGCAGTTATCTCCTTCTACAAGCACTTACAACTCTGCTGATTCCTCTCATGAACCTCCAAGCAACGTAAACCCTCCTATTGATAACGTTCCACAAGTTGGTATTCAAGAAACACTACAACAG CTAATGGCCATGCATAGTGACCTGCAAAAGCAGCTGAGCACAATTGTATCTGCTCCTATTGCAAAGGAAGGCAAAAGGATCGAGACATCTTTAGGTCGTAACATGGAAAAGTCCATTAAGGCGAACATTGATGCCATGTGGGCCCGTTTCCAGGAGGAAAATGCAAAGCATGAAAAGGCTGAAAGAGAGCGTATGCAGCATATCACTACTCTCATCACAACTGCTGTAAACAAGGATATTCCTGTTATGCTGGAGAAGTCCCTAAAGAAAGAAATATCTTCAGTTGGACCTGCTGTTGCACGGACAACAGCTCCTATCATTGAGAAATCACTATCTTCTGCTGTTTCTGATTCACTCCAG AAAGTTCTTGGTGACAAGGTTGTGAATCAACTGGACAAATCCCTAAGTACAAAACTTGAAGCTACAGTAGCTAGGCAGATCCAAACGCAGTTTCATACGTCTGCCAAGCAGGCCCTTCAG GATGCTTTGCGCTCTAGCTTTGAGTCAACAATCATTCCAGCATTTGAACAATCTTGCAAGACAATGTTTGAGCAAGTAGATGGTGCATTCCAGAAAGGCATGTCTGAGCATGGTGCTGCTATCCGTCAGCAGGTTGCAACAGCACATACTCCACTAGCACAAACTCTCAGG GAAACAATCGCTTCAGCATCATCGATAAACCAGGGTCTTGCATCAGAGTTGCTTGATGGACAGCGTAAGCTTTTGGCACTTGTTTCATCGGGGGGCTCCTTATCGCATAATACAAGTGTTCTGCAGCCTAGTAATGGACCAGTGGCTAGTCTCCCTGAG GTCGATGCTCCACTGGATCCTGTTAAGGAGCTAAGCAGACTGATATCTGAGCGCAAATTTGATGAAGCATTTACAATGGCTCTTCAAAGAAGTGATGTCTCCATAGTGTCTTGGCTGTGCTCTCAG GTCGATCTGCACGAGTTATGCAGAATGAACCCCATTCCTCTCAACCAAGGGGTCCTGTTGGCCCTTTTCCAGCAACTAGCATGTGACATCGTCAATGACACGCCCAGAAAGCTTGAGTGGATGACGGCTGTTGCTGTTGCAATCAGTCCAACAGATCCTATGATCGCTGTGCATGTGAGGCCGATATTCGAGCAGGTCTATGGCGTTTTGAACCACCAACGGTCACTGCCAGCAAGCAGTTCCTCGGAAGCGACCAACATCCGTTTGATCATGCACGTAATCAACTCGGTGCTGCTGACCTACAAGTGA
- the LOC4340825 gene encoding enhancer of mRNA-decapping protein 4 isoform X1, translated as MASPSGNPNPTPNQPFELNRLFKQHPPASASASAAPNPNHHPAPAGIFPGAAAPAPHHGVVVPPPMTSGGGPYSYPPATPPFHRGPYLPPYPNDPHLAFAGNPNPPAAAAAPNPAGARLMQLLGNTAPTHLESAVSMPMPSEFSAAAAVAPPAPLPAMPSAPPARMPSSSSSKMPRGRLLGPGDRAVHDVDSRLPGEAQPPQLEVTPITKYTSDPGLVLGRQIAVNRTYIVYGLKLGNIRVLNINTALRSLLRGHTQRVTDMAFFAEDVHRLASASVDGRIYVWKIDEGPDEQNKPQITGKIEIAIQIVGDAETYHPRICWHSHKQEILFVGVANCVLKIDTTKVGRGMDFSREEPLKCPLDKLVDGVHLVGKHDADITDLSLSQWMTTRLASASKDGMVKIWDDRKSVPLSVLKPHDGQAVYSVSFLTAPEHPQHINLITAGPLNREVKIWASTNDEGWLLPSDSETWRCTQTLELVSSLEHRFEEAFFNQVAVLPQASLILLANAKKNAIYAVHVEYGPDPASTRLDYIADFTVAMPILSLTGTHESQLDTEQIVQVYCVQTMAIQQYGLELSLCLPPTADNPGFGRDPAISHVYERPPAEVTVVESSKETSLIDSSVVGPTKPASNNQALEANVPSQVQSTTPPSSIDLGYLEEGALRRGPSRGPSLGDRDIDPSSLDYSSKKRMDSDGASGQGSFGRKDSFGKEEPRGSQGDGVLSSPETIATGSSQNVEVDAKHVDGRKSERSVELEAVKETQIVHEKRERPPKTAEQTVNTISERLVTTDKYSVEDSQSRSADGSVSTLLKHPSGAGDENTVSEAPEKTSDGYASRNLQLTLATKEEKVLHPQVSRQLSPSTSTYNSADSSHEPPSNVNPPIDNVPQVGIQETLQQLMAMHSDLQKQLSTIVSAPIAKEGKRIETSLGRNMEKSIKANIDAMWARFQEENAKHEKAERERMQHITTLITTAVNKDIPVMLEKSLKKEISSVGPAVARTTAPIIEKSLSSAVSDSLQKVLGDKVVNQLDKSLSTKLEATVARQIQTQFHTSAKQALQDALRSSFESTIIPAFEQSCKTMFEQVDGAFQKGMSEHGAAIRQQVATAHTPLAQTLRETIASASSINQGLASELLDGQRKLLALVSSGGSLSHNTSVLQPSNGPVASLPEVDAPLDPVKELSRLISERKFDEAFTMALQRSDVSIVSWLCSQVDLHELCRMNPIPLNQGVLLALFQQLACDIVNDTPRKLEWMTAVAVAISPTDPMIAVHVRPIFEQVYGVLNHQRSLPASSSSEATNIRLIMHVINSVLLTYK; from the exons atggCGTCTCCCTCGGGGAACCCTAACCCCACCCCCAACCAGCCCTTCGAGCTCAACCGCCTCTTCAAGCAGCAtccccccgcctccgcctccgcctccgccgccccaaACCCTAACCACCACCCCGCCCCCGCCGGCATCTtccctggcgccgccgcccccgccccccaCCACGGCGTCGTCGTCCCGCCGCCGATGACGTCCGGTGGCGGGCCCTACTCGTACCCGCCGGCCACCCCGCCTTTCCACCGGGGGCCTTACCTCCCTCCCTACCCCAACGACCCCCACCTCGCCTTCGCCGGGAACCCTaacccccccgccgccgccgctgctcccaaCCCGGCGGGCGCCAGGCTCATGCAGCTGCTCGGGAACACGGCGCCCACGCACCTCGAGTCGGCGGTGTCCATGCCGATGCCGTCGGagttctccgccgccgcggctgtggcgccgcccgcgccgctgcccgcgatgccgtccgcgccgcccgcgaggatgccgagcagcagcagcagcaagatgCCGAGGGGGAGGCTCCTGGGGCCAGGGGACCGGGCCGTGCACGACGTGGACTCGCGGCTGCCAGGCGAGGCGCAGCCGCCTCAGCTGGAGGTGACGCCCATCACCAAGTACACGTCGGACCCGGGGCTGGTGCTCGGCAGGCAGATCGCCGTGAACCGGACCTACATCGTGTATGGCCTCAAGCTCGGCAACATCCGCGTGCTCAACATCAACACCGCGCTTCGCTCGCTCCTCCGCGGGCACACACAG AGGGTTACGGACATGGCTTTCTTTGCGGAAGATGTCCATCGGTTAGCAAG TGCAAGTGTAGATGGGCGGATCTATGTATGGAAGATTGACGAGGGACCTGATGAGCAGAATAAACCACAAATCACAGGAAAGATTGAAATTGCCATACAGATTGTAGGAGATGCTGAAACTTACCATCCAAGAATATGTTGGCACTCCCATAAGCAA GAGATTCTGTTTGTTGGAGTTGCTAACTGCGTCTTAAAAATAGACACAACAAAAGTAGGAAGAGGAATGGACTTCAGTAGAGAAGAACCTCTTAAATGCCCACTCGACAAGCTGGTCGATGGCGTTCACTTGGTTGGTAAACATGATGCAGATATTACAGATTTGTCCCTATCTCAATGGATGACTACTCGTCTTGCTTCCGCATCAAAAGATGGCATG GTAAAGATCTGGGATGATCGCAAATCTGTGCCTCTGTCTGTTCTGAAACCACATGATGGTCAAGCTGTTTACTCTGTTTCTTTCCTTACGGCACCTGAGCATCCCCAGCATATAAATCTCATCACAGCA GGCCCTCTCAATCGAGAAGTAAAAATTTGGGCTTCCACTAATGATGAAGGTTGGTTGTTGCCAAGTGACTCTGAGACATGGAGATGCACTCAAACACTGGAGCTCGTGAGTTCTCTGGAACATAGGTTTGAGGAAGCATTTTTCAACCAAGTAGCAGTGTTGCCACAAGCTAGCCTTATTTTGCTTGCAAATGCCAAAAAGAATGCTATTTATGCTGTGCATGTTGAATATGGCCCAGATCCTGCTTCTACTAGATTGGACTATATAGCGGATTTTACAGTTGCAATGCCTATTCTAAGTCTGACAGGAACACACGAAAGCCAACTGGATACTGAACAGATAGTTCAAGTGTATTGTGTCCAGACAATGGCTATCCAGCAGTATGGATTGGAATTATCTCTTTGTTTGCCTCCTACAGCTGATAATCCTGGGTTTGGTAGAGATCCAGCTATTTCTCATGTGTATGAGAGACCTCCAGCAGAAGTAACTGTGGTGGAGTCATCCAAGGAAACTAGTCTGATTGATTCCTCTGTTGTTGGTCCAACTAAACCAGCAAGCAATAATCAGGCCCTAG AAGCGAATGTCCCTTCGCAAGTTCAATCCACAACTCCTCCATCAAGCATTGACCTTGGATATTTAGAAGAAGGTGCCTTGAGAAGAGGTCCTTCAAGAGGTCCATCTCTTGGTGATCGTGATATAGACCCGTCATCTCTTGATTATTCAAGTAAGAAAAGGATGGATTCTGATGGTGCAAGTGGGCAAGGTTCATTTGGTAGGAAGGATAGTTTCGGAAAGGAAGAGCCAAGAGGCAGCCAGGGTGATG GTGTCCTTTCGTCTCCAGAAACAATTGCTACTGGCAGTTCTCAAAATGTAGAAGTGGATGCTAAACATGTGGATGGGAGAAAATCAGAGCGAAGTGTTGAACTTGAAGCTGTCAAGGAGACACAAATTGTTCATGAGAAAAGGGAGAGACCTCCCAAGACTGCTGAACAAACTGTAAACACAATCAGTGAACGCTTGGTAACAACTGACAAATACAGTGTGGAAGATTCACAATCTCGGAGTGCTGATGGATCAGTATCTACACTTTTGAAACATCCTTCTGGTGCTGGGGATGAAAACACTGTAAGTGAAGCTCCAGAGAAAACTAGTGATGGTTATGCTTCTAGGAACTTGCAGTTAACCTTGGCTACCAAGGAGGAGAAAGTTCTTCATCCTCAAGTTTCTAGGCAGTTATCTCCTTCTACAAGCACTTACAACTCTGCTGATTCCTCTCATGAACCTCCAAGCAACGTAAACCCTCCTATTGATAACGTTCCACAAGTTGGTATTCAAGAAACACTACAACAG CTAATGGCCATGCATAGTGACCTGCAAAAGCAGCTGAGCACAATTGTATCTGCTCCTATTGCAAAGGAAGGCAAAAGGATCGAGACATCTTTAGGTCGTAACATGGAAAAGTCCATTAAGGCGAACATTGATGCCATGTGGGCCCGTTTCCAGGAGGAAAATGCAAAGCATGAAAAGGCTGAAAGAGAGCGTATGCAGCATATCACTACTCTCATCACAACTGCTGTAAACAAGGATATTCCTGTTATGCTGGAGAAGTCCCTAAAGAAAGAAATATCTTCAGTTGGACCTGCTGTTGCACGGACAACAGCTCCTATCATTGAGAAATCACTATCTTCTGCTGTTTCTGATTCACTCCAG AAAGTTCTTGGTGACAAGGTTGTGAATCAACTGGACAAATCCCTAAGTACAAAACTTGAAGCTACAGTAGCTAGGCAGATCCAAACGCAGTTTCATACGTCTGCCAAGCAGGCCCTTCAG GATGCTTTGCGCTCTAGCTTTGAGTCAACAATCATTCCAGCATTTGAACAATCTTGCAAGACAATGTTTGAGCAAGTAGATGGTGCATTCCAGAAAGGCATGTCTGAGCATGGTGCTGCTATCCGTCAGCAGGTTGCAACAGCACATACTCCACTAGCACAAACTCTCAGG GAAACAATCGCTTCAGCATCATCGATAAACCAGGGTCTTGCATCAGAGTTGCTTGATGGACAGCGTAAGCTTTTGGCACTTGTTTCATCGGGGGGCTCCTTATCGCATAATACAAGTGTTCTGCAGCCTAGTAATGGACCAGTGGCTAGTCTCCCTGAG GTCGATGCTCCACTGGATCCTGTTAAGGAGCTAAGCAGACTGATATCTGAGCGCAAATTTGATGAAGCATTTACAATGGCTCTTCAAAGAAGTGATGTCTCCATAGTGTCTTGGCTGTGCTCTCAG GTCGATCTGCACGAGTTATGCAGAATGAACCCCATTCCTCTCAACCAAGGGGTCCTGTTGGCCCTTTTCCAGCAACTAGCATGTGACATCGTCAATGACACGCCCAGAAAGCTTGAGTGGATGACGGCTGTTGCTGTTGCAATCAGTCCAACAGATCCTATGATCGCTGTGCATGTGAGGCCGATATTCGAGCAGGTCTATGGCGTTTTGAACCACCAACGGTCACTGCCAGCAAGCAGTTCCTCGGAAGCGACCAACATCCGTTTGATCATGCACGTAATCAACTCGGTGCTGCTGACCTACAAGTGA